From the Candidatus Omnitrophota bacterium genome, one window contains:
- the pyk gene encoding pyruvate kinase has protein sequence MEGIRPGLRAKAKIVATMGPSCDRGQVLKKMVEAGLDVVRLNFSHGKEEEHLGRINRVRELNRKYRRCVKILQDLEGFRIRVGRFDGSPEKILKKRATVWLTKGSDGGDDTVIPFDYRGDLSVIRPGKHIFIDDGNIILEAKSVLKGRLRAEVLEGGVLKERKGINMPDVKIPFSSITEKDMNDLRFGLKAGVDMVAQSFVRTPGDVIAIKDIVGTRGNCKVIAKIENREAIKNIDRIIEVADGIMIARGDMGVAVPMYEIPVIQKTIIKKCNHRKKFVITATQMLEHMTEHSRPTRAETTDVANAIIDGTDYVMLSGETAVGKFPVETVKMMDMIIKYTEEYLKRTRRAGGQGRGK, from the coding sequence ATGGAAGGGATAAGACCGGGACTAAGGGCCAAAGCAAAGATAGTCGCTACTATGGGGCCGTCATGTGATCGTGGGCAAGTGTTAAAAAAGATGGTGGAAGCCGGGCTGGATGTGGTAAGGCTCAACTTTTCCCATGGGAAAGAAGAAGAGCATCTTGGAAGGATCAACAGGGTCCGGGAACTGAACCGTAAATACCGCCGTTGCGTAAAGATACTTCAGGACCTTGAGGGTTTCCGGATAAGGGTGGGAAGATTCGACGGCTCCCCGGAAAAGATTTTGAAGAAAAGGGCTACCGTCTGGCTGACAAAAGGCAGCGATGGCGGGGACGACACGGTCATCCCTTTCGACTATCGGGGGGACCTGTCGGTCATAAGACCGGGGAAACACATTTTTATTGATGACGGGAATATAATACTTGAGGCAAAAAGTGTGCTTAAGGGCAGGCTGCGGGCTGAAGTGCTGGAAGGAGGCGTGCTGAAGGAAAGAAAGGGTATAAATATGCCCGACGTCAAGATACCCTTTTCCAGCATAACGGAAAAAGACATGAATGATCTACGATTCGGTCTCAAGGCCGGGGTGGACATGGTCGCGCAATCTTTTGTGCGAACGCCCGGGGATGTTATCGCGATAAAGGACATAGTGGGGACCAGAGGGAACTGCAAGGTCATAGCTAAAATAGAGAACAGAGAAGCGATAAAGAACATCGACCGTATCATAGAAGTAGCGGATGGAATAATGATCGCCCGGGGGGACATGGGCGTAGCCGTGCCGATGTACGAGATCCCGGTCATACAGAAGACCATAATCAAAAAATGCAACCACAGGAAAAAGTTCGTTATTACGGCCACACAAATGCTGGAGCATATGACGGAGCACTCCAGACCTACCAGGGCGGAAACGACGGATGTGGCCAACGCCATAATCGACGGGACGGATTACGTGATGTTATCCGGGGAAACGGCCGTAGGGAAGTTCCCGGTTGAAACAGTAAAAATGATGGATATGATAATCAAATATACCGAAGAGTATCTGAAAAGGACACGCCGGGCCGGGGGACAGGGGAGGGGAAAATGA
- a CDS encoding ferritin family protein, whose product MTPVEALKIALAKEDASVRLYKKLAEEHPAIRDLLTELLIEEEKHRKMIEKKLVQLTTG is encoded by the coding sequence ATGACACCGGTAGAAGCCTTGAAAATAGCGCTTGCGAAAGAAGACGCGTCCGTAAGGTTGTATAAAAAACTGGCCGAGGAACACCCGGCGATAAGGGACCTTTTGACCGAACTTCTTATTGAAGAGGAAAAACACAGGAAAATGATAGAAAAAAAACTAGTACAGCTGACCACGGGGTAA